Proteins from a genomic interval of Amycolatopsis sp. cg13:
- a CDS encoding SDR family oxidoreductase — MSGELAGKVALVAGGTRGASRAIAVELGRAGAYVYVTGRTTRAGRSEVDRPETIEDTLEQIEAAGGKGSALRVDHLVSDEVAALAQRIDAEHGGLDILVDGIWGGDRYLEWGKPVWEHSLDASLRMMRLSLDAHLITSHHLFPLVIRRPGGLVIELTDGTAEYNRKYREGTSLPYYLAKAAINVLAVGEAAELKAHDCTAIAFTPGWLRSEAMLEIFEVTEENWRDAAVREPHFVISESPVFSGRTVVALAADADRHRWTGQTVSSGQLAKVYEIDDVDGSRPDAWRYIEEVQEPGKPADASGYR; from the coding sequence ATGAGCGGGGAACTGGCGGGCAAGGTCGCGCTCGTGGCGGGCGGCACGCGCGGGGCGAGCCGGGCGATCGCGGTCGAACTGGGCCGGGCCGGGGCGTACGTGTACGTCACCGGTCGCACGACGCGTGCCGGACGGTCCGAAGTGGACCGTCCGGAGACCATTGAGGACACTCTGGAGCAGATCGAGGCCGCCGGCGGCAAGGGAAGCGCGCTGCGGGTCGACCATCTGGTGAGCGACGAGGTCGCCGCGCTCGCCCAGCGGATCGACGCCGAGCACGGCGGGCTCGACATCCTGGTCGACGGCATCTGGGGCGGCGACCGCTACCTGGAGTGGGGCAAACCGGTCTGGGAGCATTCGCTGGACGCCAGCCTGCGGATGATGCGGTTGTCCCTCGACGCCCACCTGATCACCAGCCACCATCTGTTTCCGCTGGTCATCCGGCGTCCGGGCGGGCTGGTGATCGAGCTGACCGACGGCACCGCCGAGTACAACCGGAAGTACCGCGAGGGCACTTCGCTGCCGTACTACCTGGCCAAGGCGGCGATCAACGTCCTGGCGGTCGGCGAGGCGGCCGAGCTCAAGGCGCACGACTGCACGGCGATCGCGTTCACGCCGGGTTGGCTGCGTTCGGAGGCGATGCTGGAGATTTTCGAGGTCACCGAGGAAAACTGGCGGGACGCGGCCGTCCGTGAGCCGCATTTCGTGATCTCGGAGTCGCCGGTCTTCTCCGGCCGCACGGTCGTCGCGCTCGCCGCCGACGCGGACCGGCACCGCTGGACCGGCCAGACCGTTTCCAGCGGACAGCTGGCGAAGGTCTACGAGATCGACGACGTGGACGGCAGCCGTCCGGACGCGTGGCGATACATCGAGGAGGTCCAGGAACCCGGAAAGCCCGCCGACGCCAGCGGCTACCGCTGA
- a CDS encoding helix-turn-helix transcriptional regulator — protein sequence MRAERLVALLFTLHRKRAGTVGELADELGVTERTLRRDLAALREAGVPLWSEPGRHGGIRLVDGWRSKLDGLTSREAVALLALDVPDALAGLGLGTAVAAAHAKVSASMPAQLQEQARTVAGRFHLDASAWFSSPDDAAALPAVAKAVWTQRQLDVRYRRRDKITRRTLDPLGLVLKAGVWYLVARVGGDLRTYRVSRLEAVAETGETFARPEEFSLADWWRASSAEFEKMPLPLKVTARLDRSAAGALRRVFGPEHVNEVLVSLGPRDDDGWAEAEFAMEGKEVAVGQLVSLGPGVEVLTPPEIRAAVAEFGQALADRNRQR from the coding sequence GTGCGGGCTGAGCGTCTGGTCGCGCTTCTCTTCACGCTGCACCGCAAACGCGCGGGCACCGTCGGGGAGCTGGCCGACGAGCTCGGCGTGACCGAACGGACGCTGCGGCGCGATCTCGCCGCGTTGCGGGAAGCCGGCGTGCCGCTCTGGAGTGAACCAGGGCGGCACGGCGGCATCCGGCTCGTCGACGGCTGGCGTTCGAAGCTCGACGGCCTCACCTCTCGGGAGGCCGTCGCGCTGCTGGCCCTCGACGTGCCGGACGCGCTGGCGGGGCTCGGTCTCGGCACCGCGGTGGCTGCCGCACACGCGAAAGTGTCCGCGAGCATGCCCGCTCAGCTGCAGGAACAGGCGCGGACGGTCGCCGGGCGGTTTCATCTCGACGCCTCGGCCTGGTTCAGCTCGCCGGACGACGCCGCCGCGCTGCCCGCGGTCGCCAAGGCGGTGTGGACTCAGCGGCAGCTCGACGTGCGCTATCGGCGGCGCGACAAGATCACTCGGCGGACGCTCGATCCGCTCGGGCTCGTGCTGAAAGCCGGGGTTTGGTATCTGGTGGCGCGGGTCGGAGGAGACCTGCGGACGTATCGCGTTTCCCGGCTGGAGGCAGTCGCCGAAACCGGCGAAACCTTTGCGCGGCCGGAAGAATTCTCGCTCGCTGACTGGTGGCGTGCGTCGTCGGCGGAGTTCGAGAAGATGCCGCTGCCGTTGAAGGTGACGGCTCGGCTCGACCGGTCCGCGGCGGGGGCGTTGCGGCGGGTTTTCGGGCCGGAGCACGTGAACGAGGTGCTGGTGTCGCTCGGCCCGAGGGACGACGACGGGTGGGCCGAGGCCGAGTTCGCCATGGAGGGCAAGGAAGTCGCCGTCGGACAGCTGGTTTCACTCGGCCCCGGCGTCGAGGTGCTGACCCCGCCGGAGATCCGCGCCGCGGTCGCGGAATTCGGTCAGGCGCTCGCCGACCGCAACCGTCAGCGGTAG
- the leuA gene encoding 2-isopropylmalate synthase has translation MSTDPRTTNSRLRTPSRPAPAGQPSWNPQRGTSMPVHRYRPWYDVVENIDVPDRTWPDKRIERAPLWCAVDLRDGNQALIDPMSPARKRKFFDLLVRMGYKEIEVGFPAASQTDFDFVREIIEEGAIPDDVHIQVLTQCRPELIERTFKSLEGAPRAIVHIYNSTSILQRRVVFREEREGIKKIATSAAEMVVELAAKQPDTDFRFQYSPESYTGTELSYALEVCNAVTEIWQPTPQKPVILNLPATVEMATPNVYADSIEWMSRNLERRDSVVLSLHPHNDRGTGIAAAELGYQAGADRIEGCLFGNGERTGNVDLVALGMNLYSQGIDPQIDFSDMDEIKRTVEYCNQLPVPERSPWGGDLVFTAFSGSHQDAINKGLDAMKDAADKKGVPVDEHPWEVPYLPIDPKDVGRTYEAVIRVNSQSGKGGVAYIMKAEHQLDLPRRLQMEFSKVIQAYTDTEGGEVDPATMWRAFSAEYLESKTPLELIKQRVTDNGGGEYDLEATVKVEGDEHEITGRGNGPIAAFFDALSTVGYDLRLLDYSEHTLSPGDDSRAASYIECAISDRVFWGIGVDPSIVTASLRAVVSAVNRANR, from the coding sequence ATGAGCACCGACCCCCGCACCACTAACTCCCGTCTGCGCACGCCCTCTCGTCCCGCGCCCGCCGGACAGCCCTCGTGGAATCCGCAGCGCGGCACGTCCATGCCGGTGCACCGGTACCGCCCCTGGTACGACGTAGTCGAGAACATCGACGTACCCGACCGCACCTGGCCGGACAAGCGCATCGAGCGCGCGCCGCTGTGGTGTGCGGTCGACCTGCGCGACGGCAACCAGGCGTTGATCGACCCGATGTCGCCCGCGCGCAAGCGCAAGTTCTTCGACCTGCTGGTCCGCATGGGCTACAAGGAGATCGAGGTCGGCTTCCCGGCCGCGTCGCAGACCGATTTCGACTTCGTGCGCGAGATCATCGAAGAGGGCGCGATCCCGGACGACGTGCACATCCAGGTGCTGACCCAGTGCCGCCCCGAGCTGATCGAGCGCACCTTCAAGTCGCTCGAAGGCGCGCCGAGGGCGATCGTCCACATTTACAACTCGACGTCGATCCTGCAGCGCCGCGTGGTGTTCCGCGAGGAGCGCGAGGGCATCAAGAAGATCGCCACCTCGGCCGCGGAAATGGTCGTCGAGCTGGCGGCGAAGCAGCCGGACACCGACTTCCGCTTCCAGTACTCGCCCGAGTCCTACACCGGCACCGAGCTGTCGTACGCGCTCGAGGTGTGCAACGCGGTCACCGAAATCTGGCAGCCGACGCCGCAGAAGCCGGTGATCCTGAACCTGCCGGCGACCGTCGAGATGGCGACGCCGAACGTCTACGCCGACTCGATCGAGTGGATGAGCCGCAACCTGGAACGCCGCGATTCGGTGGTCCTGTCGCTGCACCCGCACAACGACCGCGGCACCGGCATCGCCGCCGCCGAACTGGGCTACCAGGCCGGCGCGGACCGGATCGAGGGCTGTCTGTTCGGCAACGGCGAGCGCACCGGCAACGTCGACCTGGTCGCGCTGGGCATGAACCTCTACAGCCAGGGCATCGACCCGCAGATCGACTTCTCCGACATGGACGAGATCAAGCGGACCGTCGAGTACTGCAACCAGCTGCCCGTCCCGGAACGCTCGCCGTGGGGCGGCGACCTGGTGTTCACCGCTTTCTCCGGCAGCCACCAGGACGCGATCAACAAGGGCCTCGACGCGATGAAGGACGCCGCGGACAAGAAAGGCGTCCCGGTCGACGAGCACCCGTGGGAGGTCCCGTACCTGCCGATCGACCCGAAGGACGTCGGCCGCACCTACGAGGCCGTGATCCGGGTGAACTCGCAGTCCGGCAAGGGCGGCGTCGCCTACATCATGAAGGCCGAGCACCAGCTGGACCTGCCGCGCCGGCTGCAGATGGAGTTCTCGAAGGTCATCCAGGCCTACACCGACACCGAGGGCGGCGAGGTCGACCCGGCCACCATGTGGCGCGCGTTCTCGGCCGAGTACCTGGAGTCGAAGACCCCGCTGGAGCTGATCAAGCAACGGGTCACCGACAACGGCGGCGGCGAGTACGACCTCGAGGCCACGGTGAAGGTCGAGGGCGACGAGCACGAGATCACCGGCCGCGGCAACGGGCCGATCGCCGCGTTCTTCGACGCACTGTCCACTGTGGGCTACGACCTGCGGCTCCTGGACTACAGCGAGCACACGCTGAGCCCCGGCGACGACTCGCGCGCCGCGTCCTACATCGAATGCGCGATCTCCGACCGCGTGTTCTGGGGCATCGGCGTCGACCCGTCGATCGTCACCGCTTCGCTGCGGGCCGTGGTGAGCGCGGTCAACCGGGCGAACCGTTGA
- a CDS encoding nitroreductase family protein, whose product MRKPAETSVPVAPAIAERWSPRAYDETAEITTVQLTALLEAARWAPSFGNTQPARYLVGRRGDPVFPRLLATLNSGNQAWAFRASALLIGVMVTTNEKGEVPYTDYGLGLATENLVLQAVELGLIAHQMAGFSPDAVREEFGLPSDAVARVAIAVGYAADPSVLEDPRRIERELAPRRRLPLEEFAFGDRWGSPAL is encoded by the coding sequence ATGCGCAAACCAGCCGAGACGAGCGTCCCCGTCGCGCCGGCCATCGCCGAGCGCTGGAGCCCGCGGGCCTACGACGAGACCGCCGAGATCACCACCGTCCAGCTGACCGCATTGCTCGAAGCCGCCAGGTGGGCGCCGTCTTTCGGCAACACCCAACCGGCGCGCTACCTCGTCGGCCGACGGGGCGATCCGGTCTTCCCGCGACTGCTCGCGACCCTGAACTCCGGGAACCAGGCGTGGGCGTTCCGGGCGAGCGCGCTGCTGATCGGCGTGATGGTCACCACGAACGAGAAGGGCGAGGTGCCCTACACCGACTACGGGCTGGGCTTGGCGACCGAGAACCTCGTCCTGCAGGCGGTCGAACTCGGGCTGATCGCGCACCAGATGGCGGGGTTCTCCCCGGACGCGGTCCGCGAGGAGTTCGGCCTGCCTTCCGACGCGGTGGCCCGGGTGGCGATCGCCGTCGGATACGCCGCCGATCCCTCGGTGCTGGAGGACCCGCGCCGCATCGAACGGGAGCTCGCGCCCCGCCGACGGCTGCCGCTCGAGGAGTTCGCATTCGGCGACCGATGGGGCTCACCGGCACTGTGA
- a CDS encoding aspartate kinase — translation MALVVQKYGGSSLESADRIKRVAERIVATKKAGNDVVVVCSAMGDTTDELLDLAQQVNPAPPEREMDMLLTAGERISNSLVAMAISAQGAQAWSFTGSQAGVVTTSVHGNARIIDVTPSRVTEALEQGYVALVAGFQGVAQDTKDITTLGRGGSDTTAVALAAALNADVCEIYSDVDGVYSADPRIVPDAKKLDTIPYEEMLELAASGSKILHLRSVEYARRYGVPIRVRSSYSDKPGTTVAGSIEEIPVEQALITGVAHDRSEAKITVTGVPDHAGAAGKIFRVVADAEIDIDMVLQNVSSTSSGRTDITFTLSKANGAKAVKELEKIKAEIGFESVLYDDHVGKVSLVGAGMRSHPGVTATFCEALANAGVNIEIINTSEIRISVLIRDAQLDEAVRAIHEAFELGGDEEAVVYAGSGR, via the coding sequence GTGGCCCTCGTGGTCCAGAAGTACGGCGGATCGTCGCTGGAAAGTGCCGACCGGATCAAGCGCGTGGCAGAACGGATCGTCGCGACCAAGAAGGCGGGCAACGACGTGGTCGTCGTGTGCTCGGCGATGGGCGACACCACTGATGAGCTGCTCGATCTGGCGCAGCAAGTGAACCCGGCGCCGCCGGAGCGGGAAATGGACATGCTGCTCACCGCCGGTGAGCGCATTTCGAATTCGCTGGTCGCGATGGCGATTTCCGCCCAAGGCGCGCAGGCATGGTCGTTCACCGGTTCGCAAGCGGGCGTGGTCACCACGTCGGTGCACGGCAACGCGCGCATCATCGACGTCACTCCGAGCCGCGTCACCGAGGCGCTGGAGCAGGGTTACGTCGCGCTGGTGGCCGGTTTCCAAGGCGTGGCACAGGACACCAAGGACATCACGACGCTCGGCCGCGGCGGTTCCGACACCACCGCGGTGGCGCTCGCTGCCGCGCTGAACGCGGATGTCTGCGAGATCTATTCCGATGTGGACGGTGTGTATTCGGCCGACCCCCGGATCGTGCCGGACGCCAAAAAGCTCGACACCATCCCGTACGAGGAGATGCTGGAGCTCGCGGCGAGCGGATCGAAGATCCTGCACCTGCGTTCGGTCGAGTACGCGCGCCGCTACGGCGTGCCGATCCGAGTCCGTTCTTCTTACAGCGACAAGCCGGGCACCACGGTGGCCGGATCGATCGAGGAGATCCCCGTGGAACAAGCGCTGATCACCGGTGTGGCACACGACCGCTCGGAAGCGAAGATCACCGTGACCGGCGTGCCGGACCACGCCGGCGCCGCGGGCAAGATCTTCCGGGTCGTCGCCGACGCCGAGATCGACATCGACATGGTGCTGCAGAACGTGTCCAGCACGTCGTCCGGCCGCACCGACATCACCTTCACGCTGTCGAAGGCCAACGGGGCCAAGGCGGTCAAGGAACTCGAGAAGATCAAGGCGGAGATCGGCTTCGAGTCGGTCCTGTACGACGACCACGTCGGCAAGGTGTCGCTCGTCGGCGCCGGGATGCGTTCGCACCCGGGCGTCACGGCGACGTTCTGCGAGGCGCTGGCCAACGCGGGCGTGAACATCGAAATCATCAACACCTCGGAGATCCGCATTTCGGTGCTGATCCGCGACGCGCAGCTGGACGAGGCGGTGCGCGCGATCCACGAGGCGTTCGAACTGGGCGGCGACGAGGAAGCCGTCGTCTACGCGGGGAGTGGTCGCTGA